The following coding sequences are from one Haemophilus haemolyticus window:
- a CDS encoding HlyC/CorC family transporter: MDSIPLSTLFIILIICLVLSAYFSGSETGLLSLNKYRLRFLSEQGNKGAQKAEKLLEKPDTLLSFILIFNNLVNISASAIATMIGMRLYGDAGVAIATGLLTFVMLVFSEIFPKTVAAMHAEKVGFISSHILTVLLKIFYPLVWLMNIFTKSLMHLVGLKPDMQKQVISREELRSIVSEAGEATPDEQHPQMLLSILDMETVTVDDIMVPRNEIGGIDIDDDWKAIMRQLNHAAHNRVVLYKGSLDEQVLGILRVREAFRLLLEKNEFTKETLIRAADEVYFIPESTPLKTQLANFRTNKERIGLVVDEYGDIKGLVTLEDILEEIVGDFTTSTAPSIDEEVTQQSDGSMIIDGSANLRDLNKMFNWELDTEDARTFNGLILEHLEEIPDEGTVCEIDGLQITILEVGDNMIKQAKVVKL, from the coding sequence TTGGACAGTATTCCCCTTAGTACTTTATTTATTATTCTCATTATCTGTTTAGTGTTATCTGCCTATTTTTCCGGCTCAGAAACCGGACTACTCTCTCTCAATAAATATCGTCTTCGTTTTCTATCCGAACAAGGCAATAAAGGCGCACAAAAAGCAGAAAAACTGCTCGAAAAGCCTGATACCTTGTTAAGCTTTATTCTTATTTTTAATAACCTTGTGAATATCAGTGCATCGGCAATTGCGACCATGATTGGTATGCGTTTATACGGTGATGCCGGCGTGGCGATTGCAACGGGTTTGCTCACTTTCGTGATGCTTGTCTTTTCTGAAATTTTCCCCAAAACTGTGGCAGCGATGCACGCAGAAAAAGTCGGTTTCATTTCCAGCCATATTTTGACAGTATTACTTAAAATCTTCTATCCGCTAGTTTGGCTGATGAATATTTTTACCAAATCATTAATGCATTTGGTGGGATTAAAACCCGATATGCAAAAACAAGTAATTAGCCGTGAAGAACTTCGTAGTATCGTATCAGAAGCGGGCGAAGCGACGCCTGATGAACAACATCCACAAATGTTGCTTTCTATTTTAGATATGGAAACCGTCACCGTTGATGACATTATGGTTCCACGTAACGAAATTGGTGGCATTGATATTGATGATGACTGGAAAGCCATTATGCGCCAGCTCAATCATGCAGCACATAACCGCGTGGTGCTTTACAAAGGCAGCCTTGATGAACAAGTGCTTGGTATTTTGCGCGTGCGTGAAGCATTCCGCTTACTGCTGGAAAAAAATGAATTTACCAAAGAAACCTTAATTCGTGCCGCAGATGAAGTGTATTTCATTCCTGAAAGCACGCCATTAAAAACGCAACTTGCAAATTTCCGTACAAATAAAGAGCGAATTGGCTTAGTTGTAGATGAATACGGTGATATTAAAGGCCTTGTGACGTTGGAAGATATTTTGGAAGAAATCGTTGGTGATTTTACCACTTCCACCGCCCCAAGCATTGACGAGGAAGTAACGCAACAATCCGATGGTTCCATGATTATTGATGGCTCTGCCAACCTACGCGATCTCAACAAAATGTTTAACTGGGAATTGGATACAGAAGATGCCCGAACCTTTAATGGTTTAATCCTCGAACACTTAGAGGAAATTCCCGATGAAGGCACGGTTTGCGAAATTGATGGCTTGCAAATTACCATTCTTGAAGTGGGCGATAATATGATAAAACAGGCGAAAGTCGTCAAACTTTAA